One stretch of Rhodoferax lithotrophicus DNA includes these proteins:
- the ubiU gene encoding ubiquinone anaerobic biosynthesis protein UbiU — translation MELVCPAGSLPALKAAIDHGADCVYLGFRDATNARNFAGLNFDEAAIEAGIRYAHDRGRKVFVALNTYPQATKAELWQRAIDRAAHSGVDAVILADPGMMAYAVKHQPQLRLHLSVQGSATNYEALDFYYQHFGIARAVLPRVLSLVQVQQVLEKSPVEIEVFGFGSLCVMVEGRCALSSYVTGEAPNTNGVCSPPKAVRWVETPKGRESRLNGVLIDRYAPGENAGYPTLCKGRFDVGDDHNYYAIEEPTSLNTLSLLPDLMKIGVSAIKIEGRQRSPAYVAQVTKVWRSAIDSCRDNPHRYSAKPIWISELDKVAEGQQHTLGAYHRPWK, via the coding sequence ATGGAACTGGTCTGCCCGGCGGGTAGTTTGCCTGCGCTCAAGGCAGCCATTGACCACGGCGCAGATTGTGTCTATCTGGGCTTTCGTGATGCCACCAACGCGCGCAATTTTGCCGGGCTGAACTTTGACGAAGCCGCCATTGAGGCTGGCATTCGCTACGCGCATGACCGGGGTCGCAAGGTGTTTGTGGCGCTCAACACTTACCCACAAGCCACCAAGGCCGAGTTGTGGCAACGCGCCATTGACCGGGCTGCTCATAGCGGGGTCGATGCGGTCATTTTGGCTGACCCCGGCATGATGGCCTACGCTGTCAAACACCAGCCCCAGTTGCGCCTGCACTTGTCGGTGCAAGGTTCGGCCACCAATTACGAGGCGCTGGATTTTTATTACCAGCACTTTGGCATTGCCCGTGCGGTGTTGCCACGGGTGCTGTCGCTGGTGCAGGTGCAGCAGGTGCTGGAAAAATCCCCGGTTGAAATCGAAGTGTTTGGCTTTGGCAGCCTGTGTGTGATGGTGGAGGGGCGATGCGCCCTGTCCAGCTACGTGACCGGTGAAGCGCCTAACACCAACGGGGTGTGCTCGCCGCCCAAAGCGGTGCGCTGGGTCGAGACCCCGAAGGGCCGCGAGTCACGTCTGAACGGCGTGCTGATTGACCGCTACGCCCCTGGCGAAAACGCCGGTTACCCAACGCTGTGCAAAGGTCGTTTTGACGTGGGTGATGACCACAACTACTACGCCATTGAAGAGCCCACCAGCCTCAACACCTTGTCGCTGTTGCCGGATTTGATGAAGATAGGTGTCAGCGCCATCAAGATCGAAGGCCGCCAGCGCAGCCCGGCCTATGTGGCCCAGGTCACCAAAGTGTGGCGCTCCGCCATAGACAGTTGCCGCGACAATCCGCACCGTTACAGTGCCAAACCGATCTGGATCAGTGAGCTGGACAAAGTGGCCGAAGGCCAGCAGCACACGCTGGGTGCCTACCACAGGCCATGGAAATGA
- a CDS encoding ABC transporter substrate-binding protein yields MQRRHLIAGGLAAAALPHWALAQALEKPKVTIAVGGKNLLYYLPLTIAEQLSYFKAEGLDVTIVDFAGGSKALQAVVGGSADVVSGAFEHTINMQFKGQALRAFVLQGATPQIVLGINPKTMPNFKGIADLKGKKIGVSAPGSSTNVMVNFLLAKVGLKPSDVSIIGVGTGNGAVAAMRSGQIDAMSNLDPVITLLLRSGDLKIASDTRVMAESEKVFGGPMPAGCLYAPQPFLDKNPATVQALTNAMVRADKWIQKAGAAEIIKAVPESYLLGDRAVYIDAFLAAKGSLSADGMIPDKGAQTAFKALASVDAKLGAAKLDLTAVYTNDFVKKANAKYPKG; encoded by the coding sequence ATGCAAAGACGACACCTGATTGCTGGCGGCCTGGCCGCTGCTGCCCTGCCCCACTGGGCACTGGCCCAAGCACTGGAGAAGCCCAAGGTCACCATTGCCGTAGGTGGCAAGAACCTGCTGTACTACCTGCCGCTGACCATTGCCGAGCAATTAAGTTATTTCAAGGCCGAGGGGCTGGATGTAACCATCGTCGACTTTGCTGGTGGCTCCAAAGCGCTGCAGGCCGTGGTGGGCGGCAGTGCCGATGTGGTGTCGGGCGCGTTTGAACACACCATCAACATGCAGTTCAAGGGCCAGGCTTTGCGGGCTTTTGTGTTGCAGGGTGCCACGCCGCAGATCGTCTTGGGCATCAACCCCAAGACCATGCCCAACTTCAAGGGGATAGCTGATCTCAAGGGCAAAAAAATTGGTGTTTCAGCACCCGGTAGCTCGACCAACGTCATGGTCAACTTCCTGCTGGCCAAGGTGGGCCTCAAGCCCAGCGATGTCAGCATCATCGGTGTGGGCACTGGCAACGGTGCCGTGGCCGCCATGCGCTCGGGTCAGATTGATGCCATGAGCAACCTCGACCCGGTCATCACCTTGCTGCTGCGCTCTGGTGACCTCAAAATCGCCTCGGACACCCGCGTCATGGCCGAGTCTGAAAAGGTCTTTGGTGGCCCCATGCCTGCCGGTTGCCTGTATGCACCCCAACCGTTTCTGGACAAGAATCCTGCGACAGTTCAGGCCCTCACCAACGCCATGGTGCGTGCCGACAAGTGGATTCAGAAAGCCGGTGCTGCCGAGATCATCAAGGCAGTTCCCGAAAGTTATCTGCTGGGTGACCGCGCCGTGTACATTGATGCCTTCCTGGCGGCCAAGGGCTCCTTGTCAGCTGACGGCATGATCCCCGACAAAGGCGCGCAAACCGCCTTCAAGGCGCTGGCCAGTGTGGATGCCAAACTGGGTGCAGCCAAGCTCGACCTGACCGCCGTTTACACCAACGACTTTGTCAAAAAAGCCAACGCCAAGTACCCAAAGGGCTGA
- a CDS encoding ABC transporter ATP-binding protein, translating into MTVALNLQGVACTFVSKDQPGQRYTAVKDVNLMVGAGEFVSVVGPTGCGKSTLLNVAAGLLAPSTGSVKVFGQPLQGINKRAGYMFQAESLMPWRTALANVSAGLQFRGVPEEQAAIQANEWLRRVGLGGFGDRYPHQMSGGMRKRVSLAQTLVLDPDIILMDEPFSALDIQTRQLMENELLDIWQAKKKAVLFITHDLDEAIALSDRVVVMSAGPGSRPMGDFTIDIERPRDVAEIKTTSRFLELHAAIWAVLREEVLKGYQQQLKVA; encoded by the coding sequence ATGACGGTTGCGCTTAACTTGCAGGGCGTGGCCTGCACTTTCGTCAGCAAAGACCAACCCGGTCAACGCTACACGGCGGTCAAAGATGTGAACCTGATGGTGGGCGCGGGCGAGTTCGTCAGTGTGGTCGGGCCGACCGGTTGCGGCAAAAGCACTTTATTGAACGTGGCCGCAGGCTTGCTGGCCCCCAGCACCGGTTCGGTCAAGGTATTTGGCCAGCCTTTGCAAGGCATCAACAAACGCGCCGGTTACATGTTTCAGGCCGAAAGCCTGATGCCCTGGCGGACCGCACTGGCCAATGTGTCTGCCGGGCTGCAGTTTCGCGGCGTGCCAGAAGAGCAGGCCGCAATCCAGGCCAATGAGTGGCTGCGCCGCGTCGGTCTGGGTGGTTTTGGCGACCGCTACCCGCACCAGATGAGCGGTGGCATGCGCAAGCGCGTGAGTCTGGCGCAAACCCTGGTACTGGACCCCGACATCATCCTGATGGACGAGCCGTTCTCGGCCCTCGACATCCAGACCCGCCAGCTGATGGAAAACGAGTTGCTCGACATCTGGCAAGCCAAGAAAAAAGCCGTGCTGTTCATCACCCATGACCTGGACGAAGCCATTGCCCTGAGTGACCGCGTGGTGGTGATGAGTGCCGGGCCGGGCAGTCGCCCAATGGGCGACTTCACCATCGATATCGAACGCCCACGTGATGTGGCGGAGATCAAAACCACCTCGCGCTTTCTGGAATTACACGCCGCCATCTGGGCAGTGCTACGCGAAGAGGTGCTCAAGGGCTACCAACAACAACTGAAAGTGGCGTGA
- a CDS encoding ABC transporter permease, whose product MWKLIKPHGGNLWLWQISLLVLLFVFWHVMTTPGLIPPMMFDNDTQAAFFFGEPLKMGARVWAWFVTDADIYQHLGVTLAETLMAFAIGSGLGLAGGLWLALAPMASAILEPYIKAMNAMPRIILAPIFSVWFGLGMGSKVALGVTLVFFIVFFNVYQGVKEVSPVVLANARMLGADQRQLLRYVYLPSATSWVFSSLHTSVGLAFVGAVVGEYLGSSQGVGYLILQAEGSFDINTVMAGIVVLTVFALVLDSLVGRVERRLMTWSPKSGETEKL is encoded by the coding sequence ATGTGGAAGCTGATCAAACCGCACGGCGGTAATCTGTGGCTGTGGCAAATCAGCCTGCTGGTATTGCTGTTTGTGTTCTGGCATGTCATGACCACCCCTGGCCTGATCCCGCCCATGATGTTCGACAACGACACCCAGGCGGCGTTTTTCTTTGGCGAACCTCTCAAAATGGGTGCCCGCGTGTGGGCTTGGTTCGTCACCGATGCCGACATCTATCAACACTTGGGGGTGACGCTGGCCGAAACCCTGATGGCCTTTGCCATCGGTTCCGGCCTGGGCTTGGCCGGCGGCTTGTGGCTGGCACTGGCCCCGATGGCCTCCGCCATTTTGGAGCCCTACATCAAGGCCATGAACGCCATGCCACGGATCATTTTGGCCCCCATTTTTTCGGTCTGGTTTGGCTTGGGCATGGGCTCCAAGGTGGCGCTGGGTGTGACACTGGTGTTTTTCATCGTATTTTTCAACGTCTACCAAGGCGTGAAAGAAGTCAGCCCGGTGGTGCTGGCCAACGCCCGCATGTTGGGGGCCGATCAACGCCAGCTGCTACGTTATGTCTACCTGCCCAGTGCGACCAGCTGGGTGTTCAGCTCCTTACACACCTCGGTCGGGCTGGCGTTTGTCGGTGCGGTGGTGGGTGAATACCTGGGCTCCAGCCAAGGCGTGGGCTACCTCATCCTGCAGGCCGAGGGCAGTTTTGACATCAACACCGTGATGGCCGGTATTGTGGTGCTCACGGTGTTTGCGTTGGTACTGGATAGTCTGGTCGGCCGTGTGGAACGTCGCTTGATGACCTGGAGTCCCAAATCAGGTGAAACGGAAAAGCTGTGA
- a CDS encoding C40 family peptidase: MPYPNLQFFSPRIRPVLYGLGLTWAVSILVACGSAPVRAPFPSDSSLNTDIVTPVTGRLSPEQANDVTLAALGLVGTPYRYGANTPETGFDCSGLINYVYQTRASITPPRTTADLTFWGQSVPKNQLRAGDLVLFGKSTLANHAGIYVGGDRFVHAPSTGGMVRLESLDARHWLAQKPRFKRP; encoded by the coding sequence ATGCCTTACCCCAACCTGCAGTTTTTCAGCCCCAGAATCAGGCCAGTGCTGTATGGGCTGGGTTTGACTTGGGCTGTGAGCATCCTGGTTGCTTGTGGTAGCGCGCCAGTCCGGGCACCCTTCCCATCAGACAGTTCGCTCAACACTGACATCGTCACGCCGGTCACCGGGCGGTTATCCCCCGAACAGGCCAACGATGTGACGCTGGCGGCGCTTGGCCTGGTGGGGACACCCTACCGTTATGGTGCCAATACACCGGAAACCGGCTTTGATTGCAGCGGCTTGATCAACTACGTCTACCAAACCCGCGCATCCATCACACCGCCCCGCACCACCGCAGATCTGACGTTTTGGGGTCAAAGTGTGCCCAAAAACCAATTACGCGCCGGTGATTTGGTGCTGTTTGGCAAATCCACTCTGGCCAACCACGCCGGTATTTATGTCGGCGGTGACCGTTTTGTGCATGCGCCCTCCACAGGCGGTATGGTGCGGCTGGAGTCACTGGATGCGCGCCACTGGCTGGCGCAAAAACCCCGTTTCAAAAGACCCTGA
- a CDS encoding enoyl ACP reductase FabMG family protein codes for MTISTPIPLHQLPQQNLFRQGDVFVLFGELFGRGYANGLVNQARQAGMDIIGITVGRRDDNNALRPLNAEELATAESSLGGKIINVPLMAGFDLDAPAGEPTPTDLLSGMTLKTWMDDKLDWAHIEKCRQVGIQRFKEGVREVMATLDGMIGEGRNVFFAHTMAGGIPRAKVFLAIANRVYKGRGERFLSSETLLGSDLGKLILQNFDEVSANTFAHLIEGSQAIRQRVERSGGQVRYSAYGYHGTEILMGEHYQWQTYTSYTQGRAKMKLEAIAQAAWAEGVKATVYNCPEIRTNSSDIFVGVELPLISLLTALKKENGGAWAQAQWQACQDLLADGHTLEAVLQKVADFHGSEVMQAFRDFAAWPMPNSQALADLMIPTSDAIVQMHKERTGLITDLLSSLVIEATGPLIFLESSAPTGPVLWLNHDIIARQLNQLHA; via the coding sequence ATGACTATCTCTACACCTATCCCCCTGCATCAACTCCCGCAACAAAACCTATTTCGCCAAGGCGATGTGTTTGTGTTGTTTGGTGAATTGTTTGGACGTGGCTATGCCAATGGTCTCGTCAATCAAGCCCGCCAAGCGGGCATGGACATCATCGGCATCACTGTGGGGCGGCGCGACGACAACAACGCGCTGCGGCCCCTGAACGCTGAAGAATTGGCCACCGCTGAAAGCAGCCTGGGCGGCAAGATCATCAACGTGCCGCTGATGGCCGGTTTCGACCTGGATGCGCCAGCTGGTGAACCCACGCCGACCGATCTGCTCTCGGGCATGACGCTCAAGACCTGGATGGACGACAAGCTCGACTGGGCCCACATCGAAAAATGCCGGCAAGTCGGCATTCAGCGCTTCAAGGAGGGCGTGCGCGAGGTGATGGCCACGCTGGATGGCATGATTGGCGAGGGGCGCAATGTGTTTTTTGCCCACACCATGGCCGGCGGCATTCCCCGCGCCAAGGTGTTCCTGGCGATTGCCAACCGGGTGTACAAAGGGCGCGGGGAACGGTTTTTGTCGTCCGAGACCTTGCTGGGCAGTGATCTTGGCAAGCTGATCCTGCAAAACTTCGACGAAGTGTCGGCCAACACCTTTGCGCATCTGATCGAGGGCAGCCAGGCCATCCGCCAGCGTGTGGAACGCTCAGGGGGGCAAGTGCGCTATTCGGCTTATGGTTACCACGGCACCGAGATTTTGATGGGTGAGCATTACCAGTGGCAAACCTATACCAGCTATACGCAAGGCCGGGCCAAGATGAAGCTCGAAGCTATTGCCCAAGCGGCCTGGGCCGAGGGCGTGAAGGCGACGGTTTACAACTGCCCGGAAATTCGCACCAACTCGTCTGATATTTTTGTGGGGGTTGAGCTGCCGCTGATTTCGCTTCTGACGGCGCTCAAAAAAGAAAACGGTGGTGCATGGGCGCAAGCGCAGTGGCAAGCCTGTCAAGACCTTCTGGCTGACGGCCACACACTGGAAGCCGTTTTGCAGAAAGTGGCCGATTTCCATGGCAGCGAGGTGATGCAGGCCTTTCGTGATTTTGCCGCCTGGCCCATGCCCAACAGCCAGGCGTTGGCTGACCTGATGATTCCCACGTCGGATGCCATTGTGCAGATGCACAAAGAACGCACCGGCCTGATCACCGACCTGTTGAGCAGCCTGGTGATCGAAGCCACAGGCCCGCTGATCTTCTTGGAGTCATCGGCACCCACAGGGCCGGTGTTGTGGCTCAACCACGACATCATTGCCCGGCAGTTGAATCAGCTGCATGCCTGA